CTTTAATCTAGGAAATAACGTTCAAGTAGCCGTGACGGGCACGGTCACTCTGCCTTGGGCTCGCCCTCGGATGCTGCGGGTGTCGTGACTTCTGCGGGGGTGGCGGCCTCCTCGGCAGGGGCTTCCTCTGCTGGAGGGGCTTCCTCTGCTGCTGTGGCCTCGCTTTCTGGGGCCAGAGTGGCCTCCTCCTTGGCCTCTGCCACAGGCTCGGTAGCCGGCGTCTCCTCTTTGGTCTCCTTGGCTGCGTGGCCGTTCTCCTCTGGCTTGTCCTCCGCCGTGGGGGAGGCGGCCTCCTTGCCCTCCTCACTATTCTTCTTGGTCTTCCTCAGCGAGATGCCCTTGAACTTGAAGGAGTTCTTCAGGGAgaatttcttcttcttcttggcatCCTTTGCGGCCTCCCCTTCGGCCTTGACCGCATCTCCTTCAGCAGCAGGGGCAGCCTCGATGGCATCGCCAGCACCCATCTCACCCTCTTTGGCTGGCTCGGCTATGCCATTCCCGTCTACGGCAGCTGCATCCCCATCGGGCTTGGCAGAGACATCGCCATTGGTTTTAACATGGCCGTTCTCCTGTGGACAACAGTGAGAAACCATTTGCACATATGTAGAGAACAATAATTAAACGATCCAAATAAACTGATATTGGGGAGAAAGTTACAGTAACCATT
This Salvelinus fontinalis isolate EN_2023a chromosome 16, ASM2944872v1, whole genome shotgun sequence DNA region includes the following protein-coding sequences:
- the LOC129812755 gene encoding MARCKS-related protein 1-A-like, whose amino-acid sequence is MGAQLSKGGVAVEGKAVADPAVAKTNGQENGHVKTNGDVSAKPDGDAAAVDGNGIAEPAKEGEMGAGDAIEAAPAAEGDAVKAEGEAAKDAKKKKKFSLKNSFKFKGISLRKTKKNSEEGKEAASPTAEDKPEENGHAAKETKEETPATEPVAEAKEEATLAPESEATAAEEAPPAEEAPAEEAATPAEVTTPAASEGEPKAE